DNA from Quercus lobata isolate SW786 chromosome 1, ValleyOak3.0 Primary Assembly, whole genome shotgun sequence:
GGCCAAAAAAATCTGCTACTAGGTAAGATTTCTTCAAACTATTACCAAGCAAACCTGCTCATGATCACACGCTATTGTGAGAGCGATGCTACCTTCATCTATTACCACTTGAAGTTGTCTGCCATTGTTACGTGCCGTCCTTATTAGAAACCAATTTGGGTCCCCACTCTCCATGGGCTGATGTACACCTTCCAATTTTCACCCACAAGATTTTCTTACCAAACCTAGCCAATAATTCCATTGTAAATCCATAACATGAAAGTTGTGTATCCCAAAAATGTCACACGTTTTTCTTAACTCTAAAATCAAAGCCGAGAACACCAATGTAAATCCTACTTTGTTAAAggtaagaaaaaattatcacaacCTTACATTTTTATATTGGACCGACGGACATGGGCAATGGCAGATACTATTGCTATATAAACTTGACGCATTGTGCTACATTTTTAAGTCTCATCCAAGAGTCCAACATTATATTGTAGCTTAGTCTTAAATAGCCACATTTGCCTTACTTTTTCCATGGCAAACCACCATAATACAATCTTCTCACTTGATAGGAAAGATTTTGTGCTTGTAAAACCCGCAAAACCCACAGCTTCAtgtattctttctctttctagcATTGACAACAATCCCAACCTTCAACTTCTTTCCCACACCGTTTATGTGTACCGATCAAATGTTGATTCCTCTAATGATAATAATCATGACTTCACATCAAGTTGTTGCAGGCAAGCAGATCCAGCTAGTGTGATTAGAGAAGCTCTCTCTAAGGCTTTGGTTTATTACTATCCTCTGGCTGGCAAGCTTAAGAAAAACAGTGCTGGAAAACTTCAAATCAATTGCACCGGAGATGGAGTGCCATTCTTAGTGGCAACTTCCAATTGCAACCTCTCTTCTCTTCACTATCTAGATGGGGTTGATGCTGAAGTAACCAAACAGTTTGTGTATGATATTCCATCTGAAGGTGACTCTGGTTACCACCCTCTTGTTTTTCAAGTGACCAAATTTTCATGTGGGGGTTTCACAATTGGGATGGGTTTGTCACACTCCGTATGTGATGGGTTTGGTGCAGCACAGTTCTTCCGAGCCCTGGCAGAGCTTGCATGTGGAAAGAGTGAGCCCACGGTGAAACCTGTgtgggagagagaaagactgGTGGGAACACCTACTGAGGAGCCTTTCCAACTCCATGTGGATAGGACTTCTTTAGCAACTTCACCATATCTGCCAACTACAGACCTCTTGCATGAATGCTTTTACGTAAGTGGTGATAGTATAAACAGACTCAAAATAAGTTTGATGAAGGAATGTGGGAgtgaaattttgaatgaaaGTTTCACCACTATTGAGGCTGTTAGCGCGTATGTTTGGAGATCAAGGTTAAGAGCTCTAAAGTTGAACACAGATGGGGAAATTCTGTTCTGGTTGATTGTGGGGATAAGGAAGCTATTGAATCCACCTTTGCCAGATGGGTATTATGGGAATGCTTTTACAGAGGCAAATGTAGAGTTAATGGGAGGGGAATTTAATGAAGTACCACTCTCAAAGGTGGTGAAACtcataaaagatagaaaaaaaaatttgcttccaAAGTGATTATATCATGCACTCACTAGGCGTTTTGGAAAGATGAAGAGAAGTCAATATAAAGTTTAATGGTGGAGGGGCATCAATGGTTTTAACAGATTGGAGGCAACTCGGTTTGTTGGAAGAAGTAGATTTTCGATGGAAATTAACATTATACCCGTGCCAATGAACATTTTTGGGTATGTGGACTAGTGTATGTTCTTGCCTCCTAGCAATGTGGGTCCTTCAATGAAAGATGGGGTTAGGGTATTTGTTTCTCTTCCCAGAGCTGCCACGGACAAGTTCAAAGAAGAGATGTGTGCCCTTAAGATTGGAGGTGATAGTGCTTGtgctttagttttgttttgttttttttttttttttttttttttttttctttcttttctttttgttttttttttttttttttttttttttttttttctttcttttctttttgttacaATAAGTGGGATAGATGGTTTTCATTAATTTGAACCCACTAAATTTTCAAGGTTTTGCTGCTTAAGTATtgtattttgtgaaaaataaagtaTTGGTTGTATAATCGACAATAATTATGCATTATTTTTCAGCTTATAACTTCAAAGGTAATACTagaaataatacaaattttattatatagaatttataaatttatgtgtcaccaattaaaaataaaccaattcaagcattcaTTTGTTAAATAGTTGAAACTCACTAATTGCATTCATTTAcacattaaatttataaaataaaatttttagtagCTTTAACACTTTCCATAACTTCAATTATGGTTGTGCatatttaaaatctaaattatcGGAAACAGGTCTTAGTGTGGAgccaaaaagcaaaaagatcacaCGAATTACAATTTCTTGGAAAAATATAGTTATTCGTATCGTAATTGACCAATTCTAATTGTATgccaaagattaaaaaagagaaaggaaaaaaaaaaaaaaaaaaccgtaaaTATACCAACCCTAATTGTTGCTGTTTTCATAggatttttctttctcatcatTTTTTAAGATTGTAAAAGAGTCTCAATGATGATGTTCCAAAGCCTTGACCAAATATCTCAACTCTTTTCGGAGTAAGGATAAGGTTAAGTGCTTTTTTATTAGACATAAGAGAATAATGTGGGGACAAACCTCGGCTTGAGAGATAGgccattaacttttttttatcttgCAAATAATGTGGGCTGGGTATTTTCCACTAATAGCCTATTTTGTGTGAATAAGGGCACTTGATTGTAGGACCCAATccgagagagagacagagagagaaattggGCCATGAGAATAACCCATTTGGATAGATAGAATATTGGGCCATGAGCCTAACCCGTGTAGATGAAAGTAGCATGTGCTATGAGCCCATTCTGTGTGGTGAAAATTGATGGGCCATAAAGGCCATAGCATGGGTCATGAAGCCTGATCTATAAGGTTTAGTCCATaggtttgaaatttcattttgtgAAGGAAAGTTAGTCGAGAGTCTTAATATGTGAAGTGAAGTAATTAATTCGACATAATCAAAGAAGTGAAGTAATTTGGACTTCGCTAGAAGCCCATTTCATATAGAGAAACATACGTTATGAAGTTGGAGTTCTTTAACTTAGGTATTGAAAATGTTATAGACTAATTCTTTACATTGTAATGATATGGCATTCAAAtagaaattattgaataaattaGTAGCCGTCACAAGgccattaacacaaaaaaagGTCATCAACAACATGATTACACAAATTTTTGTGATGTTATCATATTCACCAGGTAAGATTAGATGTCTTTAAACCTTTTGAAGCAACTTCATCACACGCTATTGTGAGTGCAATGCAAGCAATGTGTCTTCATAGGAAAACTCTAGGGACTCGTTTAATTCACACTCAGTTTCACTTCTATATCCTTAAGTGTCAATTTGTGATCGATGCACAATAATTCTATCTTCTACCAAATACTTATAGTGGTCTCATGTATAAGCAATGTAATCCAATATCTAGTGCCATTTAAAATTGTGTACTTTTATCATTGTCAATCGTGATTGAATAATAGAAATAGGTTTAGcttactaatttattttattcaaaaattattaaGGGTTTCCAGAACACAATGAcataatgtttctttttttcacatttatatACGATAAATctcatcatgaatttaattagtaaaatctatcataaatatgagaaaaatgagCACCATGTCATCATATTCTCAAAGCACCTAGTAATTATTCTATATTATCTGGTTCTAGGTCATCAAGAGGGAGTTCATGATGTTTATCTTAAAATTTCCACcaacaatattttcttattaCTTTAACAAAGCCAACAACTCCGATGTAAATACATAAGAAGTTGCTTCTAGTGTACCCATTAAAAAGTTACAAGTTTTTATTTACTCTTAAATCTAGCCAACAACTCCCATGTAAATCATGGCAAATTACCCCGAACTCCTATATTATGATTTAATGAGCTATATATTTTCGTTTTTTAGAGGGAAAATTAACTTagttatttttagattttttgatatggatgaaaattatttttcttattaagtTAGTAGTTAGTAATTTTTTGGTCATTAATAATTAGAAATTGGAACTTTATATATGATAATGTTGTAAAGAATTTGATGACTATAATCTAAGGGTCCTCTGTCCTCTCATATGAAAAGGAGACAAACAATAGAATTGAGCATAAAACTGAGAGAGAGGTTTTGGTTTTTCATAAAGCATTTAAATCAAGAAGAATTTGTAAGACTTGGATTAACATAGCAAAgagtgagaaaa
Protein-coding regions in this window:
- the LOC115990482 gene encoding spermidine coumaroyl-CoA acyltransferase-like, with translation MANHHNTIFSLDRKDFVLVKPAKPTASCILSLSSIDNNPNLQLLSHTVYVYRSNVDSSNDNNHDFTSSCCRQADPASVIREALSKALVYYYPLAGKLKKNSAGKLQINCTGDGVPFLVATSNCNLSSLHYLDGVDAEVTKQFVYDIPSEGDSGYHPLVFQVTKFSCGGFTIGMGLSHSVCDGFGAAQFFRALAELACGKSEPTVKPVWERERLVGTPTEEPFQLHVDRTSLATSPYLPTTDLLHECFYVSGDSINRLKISLMKECGSEILNESFTTIEAVSAYVWRSRLRALKLNTDGEILFWLIVGIRKLLNPPLPDGYYGNAFTEANVELMGGEFNEVPLSKVVKLIKDRKKNLLPK